Proteins co-encoded in one Ziziphus jujuba cultivar Dongzao chromosome 9, ASM3175591v1 genomic window:
- the LOC125424011 gene encoding phosphatidylinositol 4-kinase gamma 4-like: MMRRKRTTFTNSDNGVRGKEQELCSTYDKWNSVKKIGENDLLQTLVIFQSYNGTAIGLRVKPPVLVAEGTRGVYFSVFKPVYEEPTSFNNPRGHTDASECFKKGVTAGEGTYREYGAYCLDHSGFFGVPPTIIVECSSLLFDNAAEGTI, encoded by the exons ATGATGAGAAGAAAACG CACGACCTTCACAAACTCTGACAATGGAGTGCGAGGAAAAGAACAAG AACTGTGTTCGACATATGATAAGTGGAACTCTGTTAAGAAAATAGGAGAGAATGATTTATTACAGACTCTTGTCATATTTCAATCGTATAATGGCACAGCCATCGGTTTGAGGGTAAAACCTCCGGTTCTGGTTGCGGAGGGAACAAGGGGCGTCTACTTTTCTGTGTTTAAACCTGTATATGAAGAACCAACCAGTTTCAATAATCCACGGGGTCATACCGATGCTAGtgaatgttttaaaaagggagtGACTGCTGGAGAGGGAACATATAGAGAATATGGTGCATACTGTTTAGACCATAGTGGCTTCTTTGGGGTTCCTCCAACCATTATAGTGGAGTGTTCTAGCCTGCTGTTTGATAATGCAGCCGAGGGAACAATATGA